In Paramormyrops kingsleyae isolate MSU_618 chromosome 11, PKINGS_0.4, whole genome shotgun sequence, the genomic window AAATTAATGATGGAGAGATACTGTAAGAGTCTGCAGAAAGATTATAGAGGGTAAACACAGGCAGAAGGTGCAGAAGCCCCGCAGAACAGATCACCAATGCCATCTATCGTTACTGGGGGACGCAGCACGACATTCAAGAGCAGGCTATTTATGGAGGGTCGTGCTGAAGAAATCACAAAGAGCTCGGTTACAGGAGAACCATTAGATCTTGACAATACTTACAGTCACTACTCAGTTACATAAGATATCCTTTTAAACATTTCTGATAGAGTACCAGCTTAAGAGCTAAGTGTTTACAACAGGAATTTAAGCAAAGGCCTGGAATGCAGAAGGCAAGCTAAGATGAAGACACAAATTACACAGAATGGTGACCAGCTAAAATCTCTAGATAATACAGGATTTGAGCTTGGCGTAGTGCCTCGCCTAATACAGATTGGTTACTTAGCGGGGCTGCAGTTCTGACACTATTATGAGTATTATTATAAGGAGATGAACTCTGAGATTGGGCGAGCTTATCATAACATTAGCAGTAATATAACACTTCAGGAGAGTCCACTGAAGGTGATGTCCCATTTTGTGGAGTGGGGGGctgccacacaaacacacacacacacacacacacagatccagGGATTTTGACGGCAGGGTGACAGTTGGGCTCTGACCTCAGTCTCCCACATTAACTGCAGGACGTCCGGGATGGGCAACTCGGGGGCCATGACGGGCTGAGGCATCTCCATGGAAACACTGGGGATCTTGAAAGGGATGTCCGCCAGACTGCTCATCCCGGGTTTAAAAAAACGTCTGGTTTAAACAGCGACAAGACAGTCACACACAATCGGTGTCCTTCTGAGTTTTGGTGCAAATATACTTAAGGCAAGACATCTAATCTCGTCTATCCTGGGCCTGATTCTGTGCCTGCATCTTAAAGTTCTAGTGAACCATACCGCTTCACAGAGTTATATTTACAgaaccagtcaaaagtttagacacaccaagctgcctacaaaggagagtgacagTGTCACATctcatgacctggccacctgacctaaacacagtagagatggttttggaggagtttgaccagagagtgaaggagcAGCGGCCagtgagagctcagcatatatgtgggacctccatcaggacagctgggaaagcatcccaggaggcaccTCAGGacactggtgtagaggagacaggaggggcagccagtccctggagccatTGGGgataagggtcttgctcaagggcccgatggtgacatcactctgctgaccatgggatttgatcCAGTAACATTCTGAGTCCAAACCCATAAAGCTGCCCCACACCCCCTCCAATAAATTATTTCTTGCTTAATACTTTTTGTATAAGTGCATAATTCCATGTTATTTTATAGCGTTGATGTCTTCCTCTTGATTCACTGTATTTACCGCCTTACACAATGGAGGATTAGCCAACGCGGGGTTTGGTTAAATGACTGGCCGGCGGCCCTCTGTAAATAAGACTGGGGACCATGGGCCTCTTCCCACAACACTGGCTCTGGCAAGAGGCCCACTGACAACCAGTACGAATCACCCCTCAGTTCTGCCACAGGGGGTTAATAGGCATGAGGGGCAATTAGGAACAGCTGGGCCAAGGTCCTGGGAAACCTTCAGAACCAGCAGATGGTTCTGGGTGTCATCCACATAATCGCAACACCGGCTTAATCACCAGCTGCTTTCTAAGCTCTAAATTGGCTTAAATTGCTAACCCAGCAAAACAAAAAGTTAAAAAACTGTAGTTTTATGTGAGTGTTTTAACAGCATCATTATTGGAAGTAAAATGATTTCATCCTTTAAAATTCTAGATTACGCATTTAGACAACATCGGCACAACTTTAAAGACCAGGAAAATGCTACCAAAGCAGCGGCAACGTATAGCTGGTTTGGAGAAATACTGACACCTACAGGAAGATTTGAGGGTGAGATACAGTACATGGCAAGTGTCCGTTCCACCTGCTCTCAGGTAGCTGCTAGTCCACTACATTCCCACTTCAGATAAAAACATTAACTGTAAGGTACCACTGCAACCAGAAAAAGACAGCTGCATTTTCCTGACTACATAACATCCAATTGTCCCTCTACATCCATCCCACCAAAGCCATTCATAAACATCGCCCATCTGCAGCTTGCATTCAATCTTAAATGTCATTTCACCATCAACAAAGATTTAAAGCACCATGACACCCAGCATTACATAAGCTCAGTAAAACGACTTTATAACCATGTTTGTAGCTGGAAGCTGAACACCGGATATGTGAATACCTGGAGGTAACCGACGGCAACTAGGTCCACCCGGTGGATACTGGATTCGGCTGTGTTTGGAGTGCGGGTGGACTCTCACGCGTTCAGGCCAAGGAGAGAAGCTGAAAGATCTGGTGGTGTCCAGAGGGGGTGATGCGTCTTAAGTCACTGATTGACCTCCATAATCCTCCCTGGGCTACTAATCCGTCGTCATGACTTACTAACATCATCCGTTTACCAGTAACAACATATGGTGATACAGAATGACCCTTCTAGGCAAATCCGGGCTGCACTGGGAGAACCGCAAAGAAAGCAAGATACCCAAATCCAAATTAGGCGGTCGAGCCAgacctgaattttttttttgaagacttttttttttatttagtataATGTCAGATGGTTAAATTTGACCTTGTAAAGGAACAACTAAATATCTCCACGGCTTTGCCAACTCAATGACTGTGGCGGGTAAAAATTTCAGACAATTCCCGCCAAGTAAAACGACCTGTCTAATGTCCAGATCTCTCCTGAGCGCTTCTGCACATTGCACACAGTCCAAAAAAGATAAATGCACACAGGCACAATTCACAATTTGGGTTTTTAAAACTCGCATGTTCTTAGATCCAACACCAATGCacacaggatttttttttctccctttgcTTGCTACACTTATAACAGAAATAGGTGCCATTTTAATCcatgtaaaaatgtaaactaTCAGGAAATTCAGGTTTGGAagaatattatagtaataaTGGTTACCAAACATtgtgcaataaaataaaacacagattTTGACGGTATTttcagcaaattaaaaaaatatagtttttatttatgaaaataaatactTCAGCATctattcatctttttttttccatttttcttttttttaaatatcagacATGCCTGGGGCAAACATGCATGTCATAAGTAACATGAAGCCCAGAGGTAAACTGATCAAAAGGTCAAATTGCTGATCAACAATCTGTCCTTGTTCCAGAGGGACCAGTGAGCACCACCAGCAGAGACTGTGGGACGGGGGCCGAACGAGGCTGTGTGCCGGGGTGTCAGTCACCCCCGGTGTTCTGCTTATCCAAGGCGGTGCTCCACACCTCATCTGAGGGCAGCTCAGGGAGAACCCAGCTCTGAGGGATGAAGCTGCCCTCAGGGACATCCGACGGCACCAGGTACTGATCCCACGCCCTCCTGGTTGGGAAGAAGACAGGGAAACCATGACATCAGAAGTTCAACTGGAGATCAAGACACTGTAGGACTGCAACCTGTGTGAAGGTCAGGCCACATTGTGTCGTAGCAGCGGTGGTGAACTCACTGGAAGCTGCAATGCCAAAATGTAGAGCTCACCTCGTCTGTATGAGGGCGTGCAGGGAGGTCTCTGCCTGTAAGTAATACTGCCTGTAGGGCTGCAGCGGGTGGTCAGAAGGCATTTCATCTGGGAGGAACAGAACAGCGGTACTTTATCGCCCCCCTGTGGGGAAACTGGGTAATGTTCCCCTTATACTGCTTTATCTTGCTTTCCatgacagacacaaacacgctAACAAATATCTGTATCACAAAGTATGATGTCTTGCTTAGACCAAAAAAATGGatttaaatggattttataGTCATTTACTTACTCTTagcccagaccaccttaaaaccaacaagttatccagctaagtaagaaatcctgctttgtgatacaggcctcGGGTGGGAGCATCCAACATTTCTGGAGCAATTATGGCTAAAGGCCACGTGATTTGAGCCGATGACCTTCCCGATTAGGCCACAGATCCCTCACCAACTGAGCTAGACTCCATCCCAATAAGAGACTTGACAGCACCTCACATGCTGTTTAAAGAACATTGTTATTCCACTATCAACATGGCTGCCAAACAGGTCCATTTTAACAGCAGCCCCGGGCGTACCTCCGAAGAGCACACACTCCACCTCCCGCCTCCTCTGCAGCTGCTTCTCCCTCTCCTTCCGGTGCTTCCTCTCCTGCTCCCGTTTCCGCTCCTCCTCTCGCTCTCCCTCCAGCATGACACGGAGTGCCTTTTCCTCTGCCGCGTACACAGCCGTACGCTTGCGGATCAGCCTCCTCAGGCGCTCCAGGTGGCCTTCGAACACCTCGTCCGCCTCCTTTTCCGGGTGAACGCCTGTcccagagagagaaaaaaaaaagacaaacctGAGTTATACACGTACAGAGTTGGGTGATTCAGGTCCGGAGAGTGAAAGTCAAGACCAAggtttgtttcaaccaaccagttgcgcattaagagtcatagtcacagagaatttaactggttagttgaaacaaaaagTCTCTGGAACTGAATTACCCAGCTCTGTACATGCATCATAAGATTCAACTGAAGAAATGGGTGGTAATTAGCAGAGAAACTGAATCAGGCGttttaaatgaggggaaacacAAAAGTGTACAGGGTTGGGGGTTCTCCAGGACTGGTATAGGAGACCCCTGCTCACTTATACCAAATATAAAAAAGGTGTCGTTGCAGTTCCTTCCACCAGGAGGCAGAATCATTTGTAGTAACAAGTCCTGTAAGAATGGGGGTGATATTTAAGCATAATCAAAAATACTAAGGCAGAGAGCCCAAGGACACTGAGCTGTTAAAATACCTCACAGCTTATTTCCCCTTCTTCTTAAGATCCTAGGCATTAAACTTCCAAATCATACTTGAGCTGAGCTCAGAGGGGCAGTGGGTTCGCCGTAATGCAGCGATTCTCCACCCATGGGTCGCAAGCAAAATTTTGGTCGCGGCAAATTCTGAAAGGGTCGAGAAGTAGAGCTggaatgtaagcattttaaaaccagcaaactCCTATCActatcagatttcccagccccaatcctagaattaacctacaTAAACaagtcttgggtctgcaaatgcttagcgcaaaactagtgaacattcaaccaatccaagaagccaaaccaaaGATGCTTGCTTTAAAATTCACTGgtacatccaatcagatttgtgtgataggcattgattgatgtaaattgcagagtgcactgatCATAGCAttactttaaacatatacttgaTATAGAGTTGTGACTGAGCTGACATGGTAAGAATTGGGTTGCAGggcaaaaaaggttgagaactaCTGCTGTAATGGACACACACTGGGAAGCTCCAAAGGGATATGGTTACAAGTTTGTGCCCCGCAACTGACTTACATCTGATATAGGCTGGCTGCTGCTCTGTGtgcagtgcatcctgggataacACCCAGGTTTTCTTTGactctgcactggataagcgATTATAATAATAGAACAGTAAACCATCATCACCACCCAGCACCCGGTCCCTGACAGGCGCGTGCCCGGCACCTTTCTTAGCGGCCGCCTCCTTCCTGAGCCTGCGCAGTTTCTCCAGCGAGCGCAGGACGTCCGTCATCCTCTTGGCGTCCGCCTGCTTCTTCCTCACCTCTGACAGCACGCTGTCCGCCGCCTGCCGCAGCTCAAGCTCCTGTACGCAGTGGGAAATGTAATACACGGCGTCAGTTTCGCTGTGGCACCAAACATATTGAGAATATATAACTTTAATGGAGACGTCATTCATACCCTTTTCTTCTCTTCCACTTGTTGGATACGTTTCATCCGCCACTTTTCTATAGCGGCGTCCTTCTCAGAAGCTCTTGcctctttttcttttatttcctcGCAAGACTCGCGTTTCTTACGACGATTCCTGGCTCTCTTCCTGCGGATCAAATCCACCTTTTTCTTGCAGGCGTCCATACAAGCGCTGTCGCCGAACACCTTCAGTTTGTCCTGCAGGTCGCTGCGCATCGCCGCGGCTTTGGCGTACGACTCCGTCCACACGCCCTCGTCctccatgttttgttttaatgtcTGGCATAAAAGCGACAAGTCCGACACAAGTCGGGCGGCATCATAAAGCCTTTCCTTCAGCTCACATATCGGTAGGGCACTATCAGGTTCCTTTGAAGCGGAGGACTTTTTAATTTTCCTGTTCAGCAAAAAAGTCAAGAGCCACTGTTCATCCAGGCGCCTCTGTGTGCTTTCTGGATCGGCAGGTGAAGGCTGCAGTCTCACCAACAGTCCGCCGTCCTGCCAGCACCCAGGAGGCGTGTCATGGTCCGCGGAATCACGGCCGTATCTTACTGTCCCCGGGGAATAATCAAAACCTTGTTGTTGACCCCCAAACCCCGGGTGATTAAAACGCGATTCACTAACGCTGTGCGAATGGTCACCGACCGCTCTGTCTAAATGAGAGACCCCCATCTGATTATGTTGCCCGTAATCCGGGTCCGCACTGGAAGGTGGATCGGCCGGTCCGTCCGCCTCACTGTACCTATGGTTAGACTCGGGGTTGAAAGGAAGCGCCGGTGGCGGACGAGTCGGATCAAAACCCTGAACAGAAAAATCCTGAGGCTCACGGTTAAAGCCTTGATGATACGGCGGTCCAAACCTGTAGTCCGATCTGTTATGCTCCATGTGAGATATAAAAGGCGACCACTGTGGCTGAACATATCTCTGGTTGTTAGCAGTCATCTGATGCGGCGGCGGTGGGTGTTGATAAATACCTTGACTGGGCCAAAATCCGCCTGGGACTGGTACTGAACCGAGCATCTCATTACTGGCCGAAACGTATGATCGGGCACCCGGAAAGCTGCCGCTCGCCATGCCCAGCATGTTAGGATCCGGATACATAGGATGCGACACCCGCTGCGCCTGTCCTTCCGAGTACGTGTGTTTTTCCATAATCGTTTCGACTTCAGTCCACACACTTACGAAATGCAAAAGAAAAGatctaaatgaataaaatgtcaATTAATCCGCAGTCAAAGAAAGCAAAACACAAGCATCCACACCCCAATAGTGTTGCCGGTACAACATCACTCCACAACCCGGGgctggcagtttttttttttggttacggAAGTTGTCGTCCTTTATTACATTAAATTCGCAGCGACACAGTGAGGAGCGGAGGCCTCATTACACCCGGCCCGCATATTAACGCTGAACGTAGAAAAACGACACTCAGCTATAAACGCCCAAAGTGACCTGCCATGGATCGTCGTCGAGCCTTTCATTGGCGCAGGAACCTAAACGACgaatttataaatatacatataacaTTATAAACATAATGTAAGTTGAATGCTTATGTCATTGATATCAATCCAATATAGATTAaacttatttttcatatttgttaTAGGAATAACATGAAATCATTAGGAATAAGTGCCTTTTCCATTTAGATTATTTATAAAGAAACTTCATTCAGGTGTAGCATTATGTAATGACACATTCGCcaaaatatttacatgttttatttatataattttgcaTAAAATGCTGTTTATTTTACATCGCATAAacggacattttttttttacagatatacattttttatttatatatttaaacaatTACACTGACAAATCGTTTAAGATTCATACCTGGTTCAGAGTAGCACTCTGGCTAAGTTTCCTGTAAGTGTATGTTTAACTGGAAAAAGGGACTAAACTTAAAAATGACAAGCAAATATTCTCGACTAGATTTTCAATGTACAGAGTTCAGCCAACGGGTTGTGGCACTATGAAGGCCTTCAGTGGTTCGACATGAACAATACAAATGAAAGTAGCATCTTTCATCCTGAGGCAGATTGTTTCTTAATGGAAGCCATTGTAGCATCAACACTCCTGTGTTATGACTCCTGGAAAGATGGTTTGTGCCATTTAATGCTACAATGTTACTGTAAGtcaaatcaataaataaacagaacccaacatacataaaatgaaaaaacaatAGTTACATCCTAACTGACAACACACCACCACCTCTGTAATACGTTTCCTAAAGTGCATCAGTCATTGCAAATGAATGTGAGAGTCCTGATGCCAGCTAAGTATTAAACCTCGGAAAGGACAGTACAGCCGCTTATTACCGGTATACTTCTCGCACTGAATGCTGGGGTGTTAGTAAGGAAAACACTGAATATGTATCTACAGAATTTCACCCAAGTGAAAAGGAAAAGGAAGTGATGCCAATCAAGGTACAACGTGATAAAATGTCAAcacaaacttaaaaaaaacttaacAGTCTTATGTTAAAATTTGATCTGTTTCTCTTTTGGATCCTAAAACATTTCCACCAGGTTAAAGTAAAAAAGTCTACTCTGATTCTTTATAGCCCTAACCAATAATCTGTACAAAGATAAACACAGATAAACAGTTACCTATTGCTAGCTGTTTAGTATGAAATTAAACCTGGTCTATGAACCTTTGTTGCCAAGACACACTGAAATTGCTAATGTTATTGAAAATTAAGGAGGCTGGAGGGCCGATTCCCTTTAACCATTCATCCTAAAACTTCAACGGTGGTGTGTTGGATGGTTGTGGAGAGACACTGAGCAGCAGTATCAGTTGTTGGCTATGTCCGCCTGTCTGCGCCAGCCGTCCTCCTCTACCCCGCACTCATACTCTTCATCGGCAGCATCCTTAGATGGGGCTCTGAAAAAGGCGGGAAACTCAAAATCAGCTTCCAACCGCAAGACTGCAGCTTCTCCTCCAAAATAATGGATGTCCTGCAGTTACGAAGGGGACCGACGCCGATGCATGTTCACTTGCCTGATGTACTGAGGGAGTGACTTTCCTAGAACCACGTCTTCGTTGATCTTTATAGCTACGATGTTGGAATGCGGCACGTCGAACATGGGATCCAGTAGCAGCTTCTCCTGGTAATTTTGTCATGCATGTTAAGGCACGAGTCAAAAAAAGGCCCCATAAAGCATGAGATTCTCAATTCCAGCGACTCACCATGATGGACCGGAGCCCGCGGGCACCCGTCTTCTTCTCCAAAGCCAACTGCGCGATGCCACGCAAGGCGTCTGCAGTTATGTTGAGGTCGCACTGAAATGGAAACCGCAGAGGCGAAGCCATTAACATGAGATTCTTCCAGCAAGCTGAATGCATTATGAGGCCAGGTCGGTCAAAGAAACGGAAGTCCTGAGAGCTGCCGGCTCAAATCCCAAAAAGGGTCTTACTCTTGCTCCCTAGAGGCAAGTACCTCATCTGCAGTAACATATCCAGCAGCAAAATAACTGAGCAACTTTTAGCATCGATTATTAAAACATGAGGGCAATTTTGGGGA contains:
- the pdcd7 gene encoding programmed cell death protein 7 yields the protein MLYRQHYWVCGLKSKRLWKNTRTRKDRRSGCRILCIRILTCWAWRAAAFRVPDHTFRPVMRCSVQYQSQADFGPVKTLKQNMEDEGVWTESYAKAAAMRSDLQDKLKVFGDSACMDACKKKVDLIRRKRARNRRKKRESCEEIKEKEARASEKDAAIEKWRMKRIQQVEEKKRELELRQAADSVLSEVRKKQADAKRMTDVLRSLEKLRRLRKEAAAKKGVHPEKEADEVFEGHLERLRRLIRKRTAVYAAEEKALRVMLEGEREEERKREQERKHRKEREKQLQRRREVECVLFGDEMPSDHPLQPYRQYYLQAETSLHALIQTRRAWDQYLVPSDVPEGSFIPQSWVLPELPSDEVWSTALDKQNTGGD